A stretch of Vannielia litorea DNA encodes these proteins:
- a CDS encoding TetR/AcrR family transcriptional regulator, with protein sequence MAGPKTATTKVQAPAVARGARKKPKLTRQTILDAAMKIADSKGQDALSMRQLGKALGVEAMSLYHYFRSRDDIIDGIVEHVINEITSAAYKGIRPDDTWQQKARAYITAYRTVGNRHPDAFKLMIQRPLRTASARKAGQVIVDAFLSSGIDDQQAIIAYRTMTTFVAGFVALEVSRLQPSFTTGNFDLEFEKGLDIIIQGIETCLIEAGT encoded by the coding sequence ATGGCAGGACCGAAAACAGCTACGACCAAAGTCCAAGCCCCGGCCGTGGCACGAGGGGCGCGCAAGAAACCGAAGCTGACCCGGCAGACGATCTTGGATGCCGCGATGAAGATCGCGGATTCGAAGGGTCAGGATGCCCTCTCCATGCGGCAGCTGGGCAAGGCCCTCGGGGTCGAGGCGATGTCGCTCTACCATTACTTCAGGAGCCGCGATGACATCATCGACGGCATCGTGGAACACGTCATCAACGAGATCACCAGCGCCGCCTACAAGGGCATCCGGCCCGACGACACATGGCAACAGAAGGCCCGAGCCTATATCACCGCCTACCGAACCGTCGGCAACAGGCACCCCGACGCGTTCAAGCTCATGATACAGCGCCCATTGCGTACAGCCTCTGCGAGGAAGGCGGGGCAAGTGATCGTGGACGCTTTCCTCTCAAGTGGGATCGATGACCAACAGGCGATCATTGCCTACCGCACAATGACGACCTTCGTGGCGGGTTTCGTTGCCCTCGAAGTTTCCCGGCTGCAGCCCTCGTTCACCACCGGCAACTTCGATCTCGAATTCGAGAAGGGGCTCGACATCATCATTCAGGGGATCGAGACCTGCCTGATCGAGGCCGGCACGTGA
- a CDS encoding ABC transporter substrate-binding protein, protein MKHLITAVALLAAAPAMAADKMTLLLDWFVNPDHGPIILAQENGYFAEQGLEVEIIPPADPSAPPRLVAAGQADLAVSYQPQLHLQIHQGLPLIRVGTLVATPLNCLLVLEDGPVSSPADLRGRKVGFSVAGVEEAVLGAVLGKHGVTLDEIELINVNFSLSPALMSGQVDAVIGAFRNFELNQMEIEGVAGRCFYIEEEGVPSYDELIYVANPDRMDADKVARFLAATEKATQFIVNNPQQSWEIFAATSTELQDELNARAWVDTLPRFALRPAGFDAGRYARFEAFLKASGMIDSLNPVEAIAVDVTAR, encoded by the coding sequence ATGAAGCACCTGATCACCGCCGTTGCGCTGCTGGCCGCTGCCCCGGCCATGGCCGCCGACAAGATGACCCTGCTGCTCGACTGGTTCGTGAACCCCGACCACGGGCCGATAATCCTTGCGCAGGAAAACGGATATTTCGCCGAACAGGGCCTGGAGGTCGAGATCATACCGCCCGCCGACCCCTCGGCCCCGCCGCGCCTCGTGGCCGCCGGTCAGGCCGATCTGGCGGTGTCCTACCAGCCGCAACTGCACCTGCAGATTCACCAGGGGCTGCCCCTGATACGCGTCGGAACCCTTGTGGCCACACCGCTGAACTGCCTTCTGGTGCTCGAGGATGGTCCGGTTTCCTCGCCCGCCGATCTCAGAGGCAGGAAGGTCGGCTTTTCCGTCGCCGGTGTGGAGGAGGCCGTTCTTGGCGCGGTGCTCGGCAAGCATGGCGTGACCCTCGACGAGATCGAGCTGATCAACGTCAACTTCTCGCTCTCCCCCGCGCTGATGTCCGGTCAGGTCGATGCCGTCATCGGCGCATTCCGCAACTTCGAGCTGAACCAGATGGAGATCGAAGGCGTTGCGGGTCGCTGCTTCTATATCGAGGAAGAGGGCGTGCCCTCTTATGACGAGCTGATCTACGTCGCCAACCCCGACCGCATGGATGCCGACAAGGTCGCCCGCTTTCTGGCCGCAACCGAGAAAGCGACCCAGTTCATCGTCAACAACCCGCAGCAGAGCTGGGAGATCTTCGCCGCAACGTCGACCGAGCTGCAGGACGAGCTGAACGCGCGCGCCTGGGTCGATACCCTGCCACGGTTCGCCCTGCGCCCGGCGGGGTTTGACGCAGGCCGCTATGCGCGGTTCGAGGCCTTCCTGAAGGCCAGCGGCATGATCGACAGCCTGAACCCGGTTGAGGCGATCGCGGTCGACGTGACCGCCCGATGA
- a CDS encoding ABC transporter ATP-binding protein, translating into MTGAPGILVRGRASIDGAPLFAPLALELRAGQWTCLLGGSGVGKSTVLRLISGLATGADFDGDIAATDGRAVAGRVAYMAQDDLLLPWASVSQNIVLGSRLRGTPADTGRLGRILERVGLGGQADKTPAALSGGQRQRVALARTLMEDKPVVLLDEPFSALDAQTRAAMQDLAVELLDGKTVLMVTHDPAEAARLGQAIIVMHPEGLRPFPHPSSAIPRPIDDLETLACQASLLRHLRDGVS; encoded by the coding sequence GTGACAGGGGCACCCGGCATCTTGGTCCGGGGCCGCGCGTCGATCGACGGCGCACCGCTCTTCGCGCCCCTGGCCCTCGAGCTGCGTGCCGGGCAATGGACCTGTCTTCTGGGTGGGTCCGGGGTGGGCAAATCCACCGTCTTGCGCCTGATCTCGGGCCTTGCGACCGGTGCTGACTTTGACGGCGACATCGCCGCCACGGACGGCCGCGCGGTGGCCGGGCGGGTCGCCTACATGGCTCAGGACGATCTGCTTCTGCCTTGGGCGAGCGTGTCACAGAACATCGTGCTGGGCTCGCGCCTGCGTGGCACGCCAGCAGATACCGGCAGACTGGGCCGCATCCTCGAGCGCGTCGGCCTGGGCGGTCAGGCCGACAAGACGCCAGCGGCGCTTTCGGGCGGCCAACGCCAGCGGGTGGCCCTGGCGCGGACCTTGATGGAAGACAAGCCCGTCGTCCTGCTCGATGAGCCATTCTCGGCGCTGGATGCACAAACCCGCGCCGCCATGCAGGACCTGGCGGTGGAGCTCCTGGACGGCAAGACCGTGTTGATGGTCACCCACGACCCGGCCGAGGCGGCGCGCCTCGGGCAGGCCATCATCGTCATGCACCCGGAGGGGCTGCGGCCGTTTCCTCACCCTTCCTCCGCCATCCCCCGCCCGATCGACGATCTGGAAACCCTCGCATGCCAGGCCTCGCTGCTGCGTCATCTCCGCGATGGCGTCTCGTGA
- the tenA gene encoding thiaminase II, with product MSGYGKAFTRMREEASEAWQDYTHHAFVEGMKDGTLPQAAFLHYLQQDHLFLTHFARAWALAVVKSQTHAEMLAAVGTVTALVCEEMQLHIGICEAAGIPRKQLFATKERAETLAYTRFVLEAGYSGDLLDLLAALAPCVMGYGEIGARLAQQAGSQVYADWINTYGGDAYQELCRTVGEMLEAALIHRLGPEYETSPRWDRLCQTFRTATELEVNFWQMGLTP from the coding sequence ATGAGCGGCTATGGCAAGGCCTTCACGCGGATGCGCGAGGAGGCGTCCGAGGCATGGCAGGACTACACCCACCATGCCTTTGTCGAGGGGATGAAGGACGGCACCCTGCCACAGGCGGCGTTCCTGCACTATCTCCAGCAGGATCACCTCTTCCTGACCCACTTTGCCCGCGCCTGGGCGCTGGCCGTGGTCAAATCGCAAACCCATGCCGAGATGCTGGCCGCGGTGGGCACGGTCACCGCGCTGGTCTGCGAGGAGATGCAGCTCCACATCGGCATCTGCGAGGCGGCGGGTATCCCTCGCAAACAGCTCTTTGCAACGAAAGAGCGGGCCGAGACCCTGGCCTATACCCGGTTCGTCCTGGAGGCGGGATACAGCGGCGATCTGCTCGACCTGCTCGCGGCGCTTGCCCCCTGCGTGATGGGATACGGCGAGATCGGCGCGCGGCTGGCACAGCAGGCAGGGTCGCAGGTCTATGCCGATTGGATCAACACCTATGGCGGCGACGCGTATCAAGAGCTCTGCCGAACCGTGGGCGAGATGCTGGAAGCGGCACTGATCCACCGCCTGGGCCCGGAGTATGAAACCTCCCCCCGCTGGGATCGGCTCTGCCAGACCTTCCGCACCGCAACCGAGCTTGAGGTCAACTTCTGGCAGATGGGCCTGACCCCGTGA
- a CDS encoding ABC transporter permease, with product MALRNLAMGAAGFGIVFAVWYVIWLSGLVNRDLVPRPDEVLMRMIYDFREAGLLWDILSSVGRVLAGMSIGVTLAIPTGFVLAWYPKVGDLFQPVINAFRAIPPIALSPLVIVYLGIGEVARGSILVYAAFFTSLVVIYEGVSAIEEIYVRAARALGAKDREIFYKVAIPLVIPQVFVALRLALGVCWGTLVAAELLAAERGLGAVIQNAGNYFIIPDIYVGIACIGAIALAMDSGIRKLMRVAVSWQERVER from the coding sequence ATGGCCCTGAGAAACCTGGCCATGGGCGCCGCCGGTTTCGGCATCGTCTTCGCGGTCTGGTACGTCATCTGGCTTTCGGGCCTGGTTAACCGGGACCTCGTCCCGCGTCCGGACGAAGTCCTGATGCGCATGATCTACGACTTCCGCGAGGCCGGCCTGCTGTGGGATATTCTCTCCAGCGTGGGCCGTGTCCTGGCCGGCATGTCGATTGGTGTGACGCTGGCCATCCCGACCGGCTTCGTCCTGGCGTGGTACCCGAAGGTGGGCGACCTGTTTCAGCCGGTTATCAACGCCTTCCGGGCCATCCCGCCGATTGCTCTGAGCCCTCTGGTCATCGTCTACCTCGGGATCGGCGAGGTCGCCCGTGGCAGTATCCTCGTCTACGCCGCCTTCTTCACCTCGCTCGTGGTGATCTACGAGGGCGTCTCTGCGATCGAGGAGATCTATGTCCGGGCAGCGCGTGCGCTCGGGGCGAAGGACAGGGAGATCTTTTACAAGGTGGCCATCCCGCTTGTCATTCCGCAGGTCTTCGTCGCCCTTCGTCTGGCGCTCGGGGTCTGCTGGGGCACGCTGGTGGCGGCCGAACTGCTCGCCGCAGAGCGCGGCCTCGGGGCGGTCATCCAGAACGCGGGGAATTACTTCATCATTCCCGACATCTACGTCGGAATTGCCTGCATCGGCGCCATCGCCCTGGCGATGGACTCGGGCATCCGGAAACTCATGAGAGTCGCCGTCAGCTGGCAGGAGCGCGTGGAAAGATGA
- a CDS encoding ABC transporter ATP-binding protein encodes MNVQTNSSPIEFRSVSKAYGETKSRHVVFEDVSLTINSNEFVAVVGGSGCGKTTLMNMAAGFTKPSSGKVFVNDVEVTGAGRDRGVVFQQYAVFPWLTVRENIAFPLNLGCCKLAEEEKREIVDHYLAVMGLEKFENALPKQLSGGMKQRVAIGRAYAANPKILLMDEPFAALDAQSRVLMQDALQKITTEERKSAMFITHSVEEAIFLADRIVILAGRPARLAEDIRVPFGGERDEDIRLSSEFIELRRHIEHSLKH; translated from the coding sequence ATGAACGTCCAGACAAACAGTTCCCCGATCGAGTTTCGTTCCGTCAGCAAGGCGTATGGCGAGACAAAGAGCAGGCATGTCGTCTTCGAGGACGTGTCCCTGACCATCAACTCCAACGAGTTCGTTGCCGTCGTCGGCGGCAGCGGATGCGGCAAGACCACGCTGATGAACATGGCAGCCGGTTTCACCAAGCCGAGTTCCGGAAAGGTCTTTGTCAACGATGTCGAAGTGACCGGGGCAGGGCGCGACCGAGGCGTGGTGTTCCAGCAGTACGCCGTGTTTCCCTGGCTGACCGTCCGCGAGAATATCGCGTTTCCGCTGAACCTCGGCTGCTGCAAGCTGGCCGAGGAGGAGAAGCGCGAGATCGTCGATCACTACCTTGCCGTGATGGGCCTGGAAAAGTTCGAGAACGCCCTTCCCAAGCAGCTCTCTGGAGGCATGAAGCAGCGCGTCGCCATCGGTCGCGCCTATGCCGCAAACCCGAAGATCCTGCTGATGGATGAGCCCTTCGCGGCGCTCGACGCCCAGAGCAGGGTGCTGATGCAGGATGCGCTCCAGAAGATCACCACGGAAGAACGGAAATCCGCGATGTTCATCACCCATTCCGTGGAGGAGGCGATCTTCCTCGCGGACAGGATCGTGATCCTCGCAGGACGGCCGGCCAGGCTGGCCGAAGACATCCGGGTCCCCTTCGGAGGAGAGCGGGACGAGGATATCCGGTTGAGCAGTGAGTTCATCGAGTTGCGTCGACATATCGAACACAGCCTGAAGCACTGA
- a CDS encoding ABC transporter permease, with the protein MAAAAFAIALWQLVVSATGLPRFILPGPARVAEAWWQNRTLIAEHTLVTALEVLIGLAIGSALGVATAIHLAASRIARVLVQPILVFTQALPVFALAPILTLWLGFGLWSKVFMAVLIIYFPVTSAFFDGLMRTPQGYLDLARTMQASPARILWLIRVPAALPSLASGLRLAAVYAPIGAVIGEWVGASRGLGYLMLLANGRARIDLMFAALLTLGLFSVLLHGAIVCLTRGLGARNAR; encoded by the coding sequence ATGGCCGCGGCCGCCTTTGCCATCGCCCTGTGGCAGCTCGTCGTCAGCGCCACCGGCCTGCCGAGGTTCATCCTGCCGGGACCGGCACGGGTGGCCGAAGCCTGGTGGCAGAACCGCACCCTGATCGCGGAGCACACGCTGGTGACGGCACTGGAGGTTCTGATCGGTCTGGCGATCGGATCGGCGCTGGGGGTGGCGACAGCCATTCACCTGGCGGCGTCGCGGATTGCGCGCGTCCTGGTGCAGCCCATCCTCGTGTTCACCCAAGCCCTGCCGGTCTTCGCGCTGGCCCCGATCCTGACCCTCTGGCTCGGCTTCGGCCTGTGGTCCAAGGTCTTCATGGCGGTGCTGATCATCTATTTCCCTGTCACATCGGCCTTCTTTGACGGGTTGATGCGAACGCCACAGGGCTACCTCGATCTCGCCCGAACGATGCAGGCCAGTCCCGCCCGCATTCTCTGGCTTATCCGGGTGCCCGCCGCATTGCCTTCATTGGCCTCCGGCCTGAGGCTGGCTGCGGTCTATGCACCCATCGGTGCCGTGATCGGCGAATGGGTCGGCGCCTCGCGTGGGCTGGGCTACCTGATGCTCCTGGCGAACGGACGGGCCAGGATCGACCTGATGTTCGCCGCCCTGCTGACCCTGGGCCTGTTCTCGGTTCTGCTGCATGGCGCCATCGTCTGCCTGACCCGTGGCCTGGGCGCCCGAAACGCCCGGTGA
- a CDS encoding NAD-dependent epimerase/dehydratase family protein has translation MNKQNEHFLITGARGFIGSWICRLLIEEGVRVTATDIAPDPRSMSSVLDQAHLDQIRYVQADVRDAEKTKELVADDVTSVIYLAGLLRPASEENPGLSAAISVGGLINAFDAIVPLSRRPSLVYSSTAAVYGPVANYPGGKITAQSEPGPLDHYGLHRWTMEQTAEVYHKQHGIPSVGLRPWVVYGAGRFNGLSAQPSLAMLAAAARAPFEVQFGGRVVVQHVRDVALAFIRSARANPQGALCANIPGESVDINELIAEITDYVPEAKGKITCNNKVFETPSDLDDERLENLIGPLPSPTGARVRETIDEYERLLAQGRISWP, from the coding sequence ATGAACAAGCAGAACGAACATTTCCTGATCACCGGCGCGCGCGGTTTCATCGGAAGCTGGATCTGCAGGCTGCTCATCGAAGAGGGCGTCAGGGTCACGGCAACCGACATTGCCCCCGACCCGCGCAGCATGAGCTCCGTGCTGGATCAGGCCCATCTCGATCAGATCCGCTATGTCCAGGCCGACGTGCGCGATGCCGAGAAGACAAAGGAGCTGGTGGCCGACGATGTGACCAGCGTGATCTATCTCGCCGGCCTCCTGCGGCCGGCGAGTGAAGAGAACCCCGGGTTGTCGGCTGCCATCAGCGTGGGGGGACTCATCAACGCCTTCGACGCGATCGTGCCCCTGAGCCGTCGTCCCTCGCTGGTCTACTCCAGCACCGCTGCCGTCTACGGCCCTGTTGCCAACTATCCGGGTGGCAAGATCACCGCGCAGTCGGAGCCCGGCCCGCTGGATCACTACGGCCTGCATCGGTGGACCATGGAGCAGACTGCCGAGGTCTACCACAAACAGCATGGTATCCCGTCCGTCGGTCTGCGTCCTTGGGTGGTCTATGGCGCGGGCCGGTTCAACGGCCTCTCGGCGCAGCCTTCGCTTGCCATGCTGGCGGCAGCCGCGCGCGCGCCCTTCGAGGTGCAGTTCGGAGGGCGTGTGGTCGTTCAGCACGTCCGCGATGTGGCCCTTGCCTTCATCCGCTCGGCGCGAGCCAACCCGCAAGGGGCCCTCTGTGCCAACATTCCCGGCGAGTCGGTCGATATCAATGAGCTGATCGCCGAGATCACCGACTACGTGCCGGAGGCAAAGGGAAAGATCACCTGCAACAACAAGGTATTCGAAACCCCGAGCGACCTTGACGATGAGCGCCTCGAAAACCTGATCGGTCCGCTGCCCAGCCCGACAGGCGCACGGGTCCGCGAGACCATCGACGAATACGAAAGACTGCTCGCTCAAGGCCGCATCAGCTGGCCCTGA
- a CDS encoding ABC transporter substrate-binding protein, which yields MLDKIFAAIGAATLSLAAFTGGAQAQEDPVKVRIGTLLSEIVGPPLYVADDYGIFAENGLEVEVIKFDNGTQMTQALVGGSLDGALAGAAVVSSIAVRGLGVMVTPTYLEYDTNLIYATDASGITSVEDLRGQQLAFPFGTTAHVLVSSALREAGMTFDDIRAVNMGYQATTAALLSEAVPAVVISGGFVEAVTRKGAKRVTSLRDFYPETAVLGGLVLSNAFVESNPEALPKLAASVIEAQVRLTEEEVRRKVYDDYFSKLETYEAFDYAYNLGRFPTAPEWSAFFADGSVANWAIFTAEILKEVGALDRIGDPEDFLAPDVFNAGAALVNQ from the coding sequence ATGTTGGACAAGATCTTTGCGGCCATCGGCGCGGCGACCCTTTCGCTCGCAGCTTTCACCGGCGGGGCACAGGCCCAGGAGGACCCTGTGAAGGTCCGGATCGGGACGCTGCTCTCGGAGATCGTGGGGCCGCCGCTCTACGTGGCCGATGACTACGGCATCTTTGCCGAGAACGGCCTCGAGGTGGAGGTCATCAAGTTCGACAATGGCACCCAGATGACCCAGGCGCTCGTTGGCGGCAGCCTCGACGGGGCATTGGCCGGTGCGGCCGTGGTCTCGAGCATTGCCGTGCGCGGCCTCGGGGTGATGGTGACGCCAACCTACCTCGAGTACGACACCAACCTGATCTACGCCACCGACGCCTCCGGGATCACCTCGGTGGAAGACCTCAGGGGTCAGCAACTCGCCTTCCCGTTCGGAACCACGGCGCATGTGCTCGTGTCCTCCGCCCTGCGGGAGGCGGGCATGACCTTCGACGACATCCGCGCCGTCAACATGGGCTACCAGGCCACCACTGCGGCGCTTCTTTCCGAGGCGGTACCGGCGGTCGTGATCTCTGGCGGCTTCGTCGAGGCCGTCACCAGGAAGGGCGCCAAGAGGGTCACCTCGCTGCGCGATTTCTATCCCGAAACCGCCGTGCTCGGTGGTTTGGTGTTGTCGAATGCCTTCGTCGAGAGCAATCCCGAGGCCCTTCCAAAGCTCGCCGCGTCGGTGATCGAGGCGCAGGTCCGGCTCACCGAGGAAGAGGTACGCCGGAAGGTCTACGATGACTATTTCTCGAAGCTCGAGACCTACGAGGCCTTCGACTACGCCTACAACCTCGGCCGTTTTCCGACGGCGCCAGAGTGGAGCGCGTTCTTCGCCGACGGCAGCGTCGCCAACTGGGCGATCTTCACCGCCGAGATCCTGAAGGAAGTCGGTGCGCTCGATCGGATCGGTGACCCCGAGGACTTCCTTGCACCGGACGTGTTCAACGCCGGCGCGGCGCTCGTAAACCAGTAA